One Nostoc punctiforme PCC 73102 DNA window includes the following coding sequences:
- a CDS encoding DUF6875 domain-containing protein — translation MQLYTILEIEQLQEYEDRPYLLETIEWVKSFLARPHPKLGRPGAVCPFVPHSLKSNSIRLAVIRTKYLYPEQLEEIVGSYKDIFLKMEVKEQELAINKAFLLIFPDVHIEDACKLIDSVQQKLKPLFVESGLMIGEFHKRNETPGMHNPDFRPLRSPIPLLAIRFMVEADLPFLLSPVDPRLRIRYLEAYLKCFDHKFTDETKFKNAHQALALAKEQLKQGNLVH, via the coding sequence ATGCAACTATATACAATTCTTGAAATCGAACAACTCCAGGAATACGAAGACCGTCCTTACTTACTTGAAACTATAGAGTGGGTGAAAAGTTTTTTAGCAAGACCTCATCCTAAGTTAGGAAGACCCGGCGCAGTTTGCCCTTTTGTACCTCACTCTCTCAAGTCAAACAGTATTCGTCTAGCAGTTATTCGTACCAAATATTTGTATCCAGAACAACTAGAAGAGATTGTTGGAAGCTATAAAGACATCTTTCTGAAAATGGAAGTTAAAGAGCAGGAATTAGCAATAAACAAAGCTTTTTTACTTATTTTTCCTGATGTCCATATAGAAGATGCTTGTAAATTAATAGATAGTGTCCAACAAAAACTTAAACCTTTGTTTGTTGAATCAGGACTGATGATAGGAGAATTTCATAAACGTAATGAAACTCCTGGTATGCACAATCCAGACTTTCGTCCACTTCGTAGCCCTATACCCTTATTGGCTATACGGTTTATGGTTGAAGCTGACCTCCCCTTTCTTCTGAGTCCGGTCGATCCACGCTTACGTATTAGATATTTGGAAGCTTATTTAAAGTGTTTTGATCATAAATTTACGGATGAAACAAAGTTTAAAAATGCTCATCAAGCATTGGCTTTAGCCAAGGAGCAACTTAAACAAGGAAATCTGGTGCATTAG
- a CDS encoding alpha/beta hydrolase — translation MGRSWRSLKTVAGFFSAIVLTQFGVNTSAIAAETVVVRLGLFTESISLTELQNAAKTGELPRSLQSYAKGLSEQQRRFLLGALGMNIPMNVVTINKLLNTQIGTTILNDFATALARKDNAGVQALRGGLVLGSTAPGGLSILSFIAAYPSKRLEIDLPKAFIVAGNLNTAFWRTQQFMVAIAPRLDSTTSQIAFPFDPSQPGTAQVKILNLSLNDQKRQRKIPVDIYWSNDATANKPLIVFSHGLGSVRTDLRYLAEHLASHGYVVAALEHPGSNEDNINSALQGKTRPVKPQEFLNRPQDVSFVLDELEKLNQTTNHPLQGKLATMNAMVVGYSFGGSTALALAGGELQLERLKQRCKKNLAILSLGEAMQCIAQELPENTYQLRDTRIKQAIALNPTTSLIFGETGLTKVQVPTLVLAGSADKTTPALTEQIVGFDKIPSPKWLVGIVGGTHLSVKDPSKTMDQIGQPNTPISGGEVVGEQAADIRKYLKAITLAFAAQMTPEAKNYAIFLTSDYAQFASTKAFPFRLITQIPSNAMPVVKEFGDK, via the coding sequence ATGGGAAGAAGTTGGAGAAGTCTTAAGACAGTTGCAGGTTTCTTTAGTGCAATTGTACTTACACAGTTTGGGGTAAATACTTCGGCTATTGCGGCTGAAACCGTTGTTGTGCGTTTGGGTTTATTTACAGAATCCATCTCACTTACTGAGTTGCAAAACGCTGCCAAAACAGGAGAATTGCCTAGGAGCTTGCAGTCTTACGCTAAAGGATTATCTGAACAACAACGCCGCTTCCTATTAGGGGCACTAGGTATGAATATACCGATGAACGTTGTCACCATTAATAAGTTGCTTAATACTCAGATTGGCACAACTATTCTCAATGACTTCGCTACAGCCTTAGCCCGAAAGGACAATGCTGGGGTACAAGCACTGAGAGGAGGATTGGTATTAGGCTCTACTGCGCCAGGGGGTCTTTCTATATTGAGTTTTATCGCGGCTTATCCGAGTAAACGCTTAGAAATTGATTTACCAAAAGCTTTCATAGTTGCAGGGAATTTGAATACAGCTTTTTGGCGCACGCAGCAATTTATGGTAGCTATTGCTCCCCGACTCGACTCGACAACATCGCAGATTGCTTTCCCTTTTGATCCCAGCCAACCAGGAACGGCTCAAGTAAAAATACTCAACTTAAGCCTGAATGATCAAAAGCGCCAACGCAAAATTCCAGTTGATATTTACTGGTCAAATGATGCAACTGCCAATAAACCCTTAATTGTCTTCTCTCACGGCTTAGGATCAGTCCGCACGGACTTGCGTTACCTGGCAGAACATTTAGCATCTCACGGTTATGTAGTAGCTGCTTTAGAACATCCTGGTAGTAATGAGGATAATATTAATTCTGCATTACAAGGCAAAACCAGACCTGTGAAGCCTCAAGAGTTTTTAAATCGCCCTCAAGATGTTAGTTTTGTTCTCGATGAATTAGAAAAGCTCAACCAAACGACTAATCATCCCCTACAAGGGAAACTTGCGACCATGAACGCGATGGTTGTTGGTTATTCTTTTGGTGGTAGTACAGCTTTAGCACTTGCGGGAGGGGAGTTACAACTAGAACGGCTCAAACAACGCTGCAAAAAGAACTTGGCTATCTTAAGTCTAGGAGAAGCTATGCAGTGCATCGCCCAAGAACTGCCAGAAAATACCTATCAATTACGGGATACAAGAATAAAACAGGCGATCGCTCTCAATCCTACAACTTCTCTGATTTTTGGCGAAACTGGGTTAACTAAGGTGCAAGTTCCTACTCTAGTGTTAGCAGGTTCCGCAGATAAAACCACCCCAGCTTTAACTGAACAGATTGTGGGATTTGACAAAATTCCATCCCCCAAATGGCTAGTTGGTATAGTTGGGGGTACTCATCTGAGTGTAAAAGACCCCAGTAAGACTATGGATCAAATCGGACAACCAAATACACCCATTAGTGGCGGTGAAGTTGTAGGCGAACAAGCAGCAGATATTCGCAAGTACCTTAAAGCTATAACTTTAGCGTTTGCTGCACAGATGACTCCAGAAGCTAAAAACTACGCTATCTTTCTGACATCAGATTATGCCCAGTTTGCTTCGACTAAAGCATTTCCATTTCGCCTAATTACGCAGATTCCTTCTAATGCTATGCCAGTGGTGAAAGAATTTGGTGATAAATAA
- a CDS encoding M28 family peptidase, whose protein sequence is MRKWIWLMLLMLMAFAVVGSIDRTFFEQRPSPAIVEGIPVETPQAQLELKKVDDTLQVSTDQLLNHIQKLNFQRYTTTERSLTRTYITTELKKFGWKPKLEKFSEGVNIFAERIGTNKAAKAILVAAHYDTVALSPGADDNASGVAVVLEVARLLGSRPTPRTLQLAFFDKEEAGLLGSQAFVSQTARLQNLDGAIVMDMVGYACYTVGCQKYPAGLPVTPPSDKGDFLAVVGDMEHLPLLNAFPSSQMLPSSALNKQESNLPPVLILPIPFKGLLTPDTLRSDHAPFWYQGVGAVLVTDTANLRTPHYHQPSDVPATIERAFFTGAAQIVVNATSNLLNKNQVLQTQPPSRGNNS, encoded by the coding sequence ATGAGAAAATGGATTTGGCTGATGCTGTTGATGCTGATGGCATTTGCCGTGGTGGGTAGCATAGACCGGACGTTTTTTGAACAGCGTCCCTCACCAGCAATTGTTGAAGGCATTCCTGTGGAAACGCCGCAAGCACAACTAGAGTTAAAAAAAGTTGATGATACCCTACAAGTGTCTACCGATCAGCTATTAAACCATATCCAAAAGTTAAATTTTCAGCGCTACACAACAACAGAGCGATCGCTCACTCGCACTTATATCACAACTGAACTGAAAAAATTCGGCTGGAAGCCCAAATTGGAAAAGTTCTCTGAGGGTGTAAATATTTTTGCTGAACGTATAGGAACTAACAAAGCCGCTAAAGCAATTCTCGTCGCAGCGCATTACGACACTGTTGCCTTATCCCCCGGTGCTGATGATAACGCTAGTGGTGTAGCTGTAGTGCTAGAAGTTGCGCGGTTGCTTGGTTCTCGTCCCACACCACGGACGTTACAGCTAGCTTTTTTTGACAAAGAAGAAGCAGGACTTTTGGGTAGTCAGGCTTTTGTGAGTCAGACAGCACGCTTGCAAAATTTAGACGGAGCGATCGTTATGGATATGGTTGGTTATGCTTGTTACACTGTTGGTTGTCAGAAATACCCGGCGGGTTTGCCCGTTACGCCACCTAGTGACAAGGGCGACTTTTTGGCAGTGGTTGGTGATATGGAACATTTGCCTTTGCTGAATGCCTTTCCAAGCTCACAGATGCTCCCCTCAAGCGCCCTGAATAAACAGGAATCAAATCTGCCACCAGTCCTAATACTACCAATTCCTTTTAAAGGTTTACTGACACCAGACACTTTACGGAGCGATCATGCACCATTTTGGTATCAGGGTGTGGGTGCGGTGCTAGTGACAGATACAGCAAATTTACGGACTCCGCATTATCATCAACCTAGCGATGTTCCTGCGACTATCGAGAGAGCGTTTTTTACAGGAGCAGCGCAGATTGTGGTCAATGCTACTAGTAACTTGTTAAATAAGAATCAGGTTTTGCAAACTCAACCACCAAGCAGAGGGAATAATTCGTAA
- a CDS encoding type II toxin-antitoxin system death-on-curing family toxin has product MNDIFWLSEAVIKAMHEEQLAEHGGLPGIRDRNLFLASLDRPKNLFAYGEPIPTVFELAAAFAFVKNHSFIDGNKRVAFVSMATFLILNGYSLEVPEEEVVLMIKRLSTDQETQESIAD; this is encoded by the coding sequence GTGAATGATATTTTTTGGTTGAGTGAGGCAGTCATTAAAGCTATGCACGAAGAACAACTAGCAGAACATGGTGGACTTCCAGGTATAAGAGATAGAAATCTGTTTTTAGCTAGTTTAGATAGACCTAAAAATTTATTTGCTTATGGTGAACCTATACCAACTGTTTTTGAGTTAGCGGCAGCTTTTGCATTTGTAAAAAATCATTCATTTATAGATGGTAATAAAAGGGTAGCTTTCGTTTCGATGGCTACCTTTCTTATATTGAACGGGTATTCTTTAGAAGTGCCAGAAGAAGAAGTTGTATTAATGATAAAAAGACTTTCAACTGATCAAGAGACTCAAGAATCGATAGCAGATTGA